From one Eucalyptus grandis isolate ANBG69807.140 chromosome 9, ASM1654582v1, whole genome shotgun sequence genomic stretch:
- the LOC104419640 gene encoding vacuolar protein sorting-associated protein 35A isoform X1 encodes MMTGVAEDEDKWLAAGIAGLQQNAFYMHRAMDSNNLRDALKYSAQMLSELRTSKLSPHKYYELYMRAFDELRKLEMFFKEETRRGCSIVDLYELVQHAGNILPRLYLLCTVGSVYIKSKEAPAKDILKDLVEMCRGIQHPLRGLFLRSYLSQLSRDKLPDIGSEYEGDADTITDAVEFVIQNFTEMNKLWVRMQHQGPAREKERREKERSELRDLVGKNLHVLSQIEGIDLDMYKDTVLPRILEQVVNCKDEIAQYYLMDCIIQVFPDEYHLQTLEVLLSAFPQLQASVDIKTVLSQLMERLASYAALSSEVLPEFLQVEAFSKLNSAIGKVIEAQPDMPVVGAVTLCSSLLKFSLHVHPDRLDYADQVLGSCVKQLSGKGKIEDSKATKQIVALLSAPLEKYNNVVTALKLSNYPCVMEYLDNETNKVMATVIIQNIMKNNTHISTADKVEALFELIKGLIKDLDETLHDEVDEDDFKEEQCSVARLIQMLHNEDPEEMFKIICVVKKHILTGGPKRLSFTVPPLVFNSLKLVRRLQGQEENPFGDDESTSTKKIFQLLNQIVEALSSIPAPDLALRLYLQCAEAANDCDLEPVAYEFFTQAYIIYEEEISDSRAQVTAMHLIIGTLQRMHVFGVENRDTLTHKATGYSAKLLKKPDQCRAVYACSHLFWVDDQDNLKDGERVLLCLKRALRIANAAQQMSNATRGSTGSVMLFVEILNKYIYFFEKGNPQITVASIQSLMELITTEMQSDTTTQDPAADAFFASTLRYIQFQKQKGGAISEKYGTIKLSDS; translated from the exons ATGATGACCGGAGTGGCCGAGGACGAGGACAAATGGCTCGCGGCGGGCATCGCCGGCCTCCAGCAGAACGCCTTCTACATGCACCGCGCCATG GACTCGAACAACCTCCGGGACGCCCTCAAGTACTCGGCGCAGATGCTCTCCGAGCTCCGCACCTCCAAGCTGTCCCCCCACAAGTACTACGAGCTCT ATATGAGGGCTTTCGACGAGTTGAGGAAGCTGGAGATGTTCTTCAAGGAGGAGACGCGGCGGGGGTGCTCCATCGTGGATCTCTACGAGCTCGTGCAGCACGCCGGCAATATTTTGCCCAGATT GTATCTTCTCTGCACTGTAGGATCCGTTTACATTAAATCTAAAGAGGCTCCTGCCAAGGACATTCTGAAAGATCTTGTGGAAATGTGCCGAGGTATCCAGCATCCTTTACGTGGACTCTTCTTGAGGAGCTACCTCTCTCAACTTAGTAGGGATAAACTACCCGATATTGGTTCCGAGTATGAAGG TGATGCTGATACAATTACGGATGCAGTGGAATTTGTAATCCAAAACTTTACTGAGATGAACAAACTTTGGGTGCGGATGCAGCATCAG GGACCTGCTCGGGAAAAGGAGAGACGGGAGAAGGAAAGAAGCGAGCTGCGTGATCTT GTTGGGAAAAACTTGCACGTCCTTAGTCAGATAGAGGGTATCGACCTTGACATGTACAAAGATACTGTGCTTCCTAGAATCCTGGAGCAG GTTGTCAACTGTAAAGATGAGATTGCTCAGTATTACTTGATGGATTGCATTATTCAAGTATTTCCTGACGAGTATCACTTGCAGACACTTGAGGTTTTGTTGAGTGCATTTCCCCAGCTTCAG gcaTCTGTGGACATCAAGACGGTCTTATCCCAGTTAATGGAAAGGCTTGCAAGTTATGCTGCTTTAAGTTCTGAAGTGTTGCCTGAGTTCTTACAGGTTGAAGCTTTCTCAAAGTTGAATAGTGCAATTGGGAAG GTGATAGAAGCACAGCCTGATATGCCAGTTGTTGGAGCTGTAACCTTATGTTCATCTCTTCTTAAGTTTTCTCTCCATGTTCACCCCGATCGTCTTGATTATGCAGATCAAGTCTTG GGATCATGTGTCAAGCAGCTCTCtggaaaaggaaagattgaagACAGCAAAGCCACAAAACAGATTGTTGCTCTATTAAGTGCTCCACTTGAGAAATATAATAATGTGGTTACTGCGTTGAAGCTTTCGAACTATCCCTGTGTTATGGAGTACCTTGACAATGAAACAAATAAAGTGATGGCAACTGTTATTATTCAAAACATTATGAAAAACAATACACATATTTCGACTGCTGACAAG GTTGAGGCATTGTTTGAACTAATAAAGGGACTTATCAAGGATTTGGATGAAACTCTTCATGATGAG GTCGATGAAGATGATTTCAAGGAGGAACAATGTTCTGTTGCGCGTCTTATTCAGATGTTGCATAATGAAGATCCAGAAGAGATGTTCAAG ATTATATGTGTTGTGAAGAAGCATATCTTGACTGGAGGGCCAAAACGCTTATCCTTCACTGTTCCTCCGCTTGTTTTTAACTCTCTTAAG TTGGTCAGACGATTgcaaggccaagaagaaaacccTTTTGGAGATGACGAGTCAACTTcaaccaaaaagatttttcagcTCTTGAATCAG ATTGTTGAGGCATTGTCCAGCATTCCGGCACCTGATCTGGCATTGCGGTTGTACTTGCAATGTGCTGAG GCTGCAAATGACTGTGACTTGGAGCCGGTTGCGTATGAATTTTTTACTCAGgcatatattatatatgagGAGGAAATATCT GACTCCAGAGCGCAGGTGACTGCAATGCATCTAATAATAGGAACTCTTCAGAGGATGCATGTTTTCGGTGTTGAGAACAGAGATACTTTGACACACAAAGCTACAGGG TACTCTGCTAAGCTATTGAAGAAGCCTGATCAATGCAGAGCTGTATACGCGTGCTCTCATCTGTTTTGGGTGGATGATCAAGACAACTTGAAAGATGGAGAAAG GGTGTTGCTGTGCCTAAAACGTGCATTGAGAATTGCAAATGCTGCGCAACAGATGTCCAATGCAACAAGAGGGAGCACTGGTTCAGTGATGCTCTTTGTTGAGATTCTAAACAA gtatatttatttctttgagaAGGGGAACCCGCAGATAACTGTCGCTTCAATTCAAAGCCTGATGGAATTGATTACCACCGAGATGCAAAGTGACACTACCACCCAAGATCCAGCTGCCGATGCTTTCTTTGCCAGCACGTTGCGTTACATACAGTTCCAGAAACAGAAGGGAGGTGCCATTAGCGAGAAGTACGGGACCATCAAGTTGTCGGATTCCTGA
- the LOC104419640 gene encoding vacuolar protein sorting-associated protein 35A isoform X2: protein MIHTLGDPELRLGVGLSRLQGPAREKERREKERSELRDLVGKNLHVLSQIEGIDLDMYKDTVLPRILEQVVNCKDEIAQYYLMDCIIQVFPDEYHLQTLEVLLSAFPQLQASVDIKTVLSQLMERLASYAALSSEVLPEFLQVEAFSKLNSAIGKVIEAQPDMPVVGAVTLCSSLLKFSLHVHPDRLDYADQVLGSCVKQLSGKGKIEDSKATKQIVALLSAPLEKYNNVVTALKLSNYPCVMEYLDNETNKVMATVIIQNIMKNNTHISTADKVEALFELIKGLIKDLDETLHDEVDEDDFKEEQCSVARLIQMLHNEDPEEMFKIICVVKKHILTGGPKRLSFTVPPLVFNSLKLVRRLQGQEENPFGDDESTSTKKIFQLLNQIVEALSSIPAPDLALRLYLQCAEAANDCDLEPVAYEFFTQAYIIYEEEISDSRAQVTAMHLIIGTLQRMHVFGVENRDTLTHKATGYSAKLLKKPDQCRAVYACSHLFWVDDQDNLKDGERVLLCLKRALRIANAAQQMSNATRGSTGSVMLFVEILNKYIYFFEKGNPQITVASIQSLMELITTEMQSDTTTQDPAADAFFASTLRYIQFQKQKGGAISEKYGTIKLSDS, encoded by the exons ATGATTCATACTCTTGGTGATCCTGAGTTGAGGCTTGGTGTCGGGCTTTCTCGTCTGCAGGGACCTGCTCGGGAAAAGGAGAGACGGGAGAAGGAAAGAAGCGAGCTGCGTGATCTT GTTGGGAAAAACTTGCACGTCCTTAGTCAGATAGAGGGTATCGACCTTGACATGTACAAAGATACTGTGCTTCCTAGAATCCTGGAGCAG GTTGTCAACTGTAAAGATGAGATTGCTCAGTATTACTTGATGGATTGCATTATTCAAGTATTTCCTGACGAGTATCACTTGCAGACACTTGAGGTTTTGTTGAGTGCATTTCCCCAGCTTCAG gcaTCTGTGGACATCAAGACGGTCTTATCCCAGTTAATGGAAAGGCTTGCAAGTTATGCTGCTTTAAGTTCTGAAGTGTTGCCTGAGTTCTTACAGGTTGAAGCTTTCTCAAAGTTGAATAGTGCAATTGGGAAG GTGATAGAAGCACAGCCTGATATGCCAGTTGTTGGAGCTGTAACCTTATGTTCATCTCTTCTTAAGTTTTCTCTCCATGTTCACCCCGATCGTCTTGATTATGCAGATCAAGTCTTG GGATCATGTGTCAAGCAGCTCTCtggaaaaggaaagattgaagACAGCAAAGCCACAAAACAGATTGTTGCTCTATTAAGTGCTCCACTTGAGAAATATAATAATGTGGTTACTGCGTTGAAGCTTTCGAACTATCCCTGTGTTATGGAGTACCTTGACAATGAAACAAATAAAGTGATGGCAACTGTTATTATTCAAAACATTATGAAAAACAATACACATATTTCGACTGCTGACAAG GTTGAGGCATTGTTTGAACTAATAAAGGGACTTATCAAGGATTTGGATGAAACTCTTCATGATGAG GTCGATGAAGATGATTTCAAGGAGGAACAATGTTCTGTTGCGCGTCTTATTCAGATGTTGCATAATGAAGATCCAGAAGAGATGTTCAAG ATTATATGTGTTGTGAAGAAGCATATCTTGACTGGAGGGCCAAAACGCTTATCCTTCACTGTTCCTCCGCTTGTTTTTAACTCTCTTAAG TTGGTCAGACGATTgcaaggccaagaagaaaacccTTTTGGAGATGACGAGTCAACTTcaaccaaaaagatttttcagcTCTTGAATCAG ATTGTTGAGGCATTGTCCAGCATTCCGGCACCTGATCTGGCATTGCGGTTGTACTTGCAATGTGCTGAG GCTGCAAATGACTGTGACTTGGAGCCGGTTGCGTATGAATTTTTTACTCAGgcatatattatatatgagGAGGAAATATCT GACTCCAGAGCGCAGGTGACTGCAATGCATCTAATAATAGGAACTCTTCAGAGGATGCATGTTTTCGGTGTTGAGAACAGAGATACTTTGACACACAAAGCTACAGGG TACTCTGCTAAGCTATTGAAGAAGCCTGATCAATGCAGAGCTGTATACGCGTGCTCTCATCTGTTTTGGGTGGATGATCAAGACAACTTGAAAGATGGAGAAAG GGTGTTGCTGTGCCTAAAACGTGCATTGAGAATTGCAAATGCTGCGCAACAGATGTCCAATGCAACAAGAGGGAGCACTGGTTCAGTGATGCTCTTTGTTGAGATTCTAAACAA gtatatttatttctttgagaAGGGGAACCCGCAGATAACTGTCGCTTCAATTCAAAGCCTGATGGAATTGATTACCACCGAGATGCAAAGTGACACTACCACCCAAGATCCAGCTGCCGATGCTTTCTTTGCCAGCACGTTGCGTTACATACAGTTCCAGAAACAGAAGGGAGGTGCCATTAGCGAGAAGTACGGGACCATCAAGTTGTCGGATTCCTGA
- the LOC104419641 gene encoding ubiquitin-conjugating enzyme E2 28, producing MASKRILKELRDLQRDPPTSCSAGPIAEDMFHWQATIIGPNDSPYSGGVFLVTIHFPPDYPFKPPKVAFRTKVFHPNINSNGNICLDILKEQWSPALTISKVLLSICSLLTDPNPDDPLVPEIAHMYKSDRPKYEAMARSWTQKYAMG from the exons ATGGCGTCGAAGAGAATCCTCAAAGAGCTCCGGGACTTGCAAAGAGATCCTCCAACTTCATGCAGTGCAG GCCCTATTGCTGAGGACATGTTCCACTGGCAAGCGACCATCATCGGTCCGAATGACAGTCCATATTCGGGCGGAGTGTTTCTGGTGACAATTCATTTTCCACCGGACTACCCTTTCAAGCCTCCAAAG GTAGCTTTCAGGACCAAGGTATTCCATCCAAACATTAACAGCAATGGAAACATATGCTTGGACATTCTCAAGGAGCAGTGGAGTCCTGCCCTCACTATATCCAAG GTTTTACTATCCATATGCTCCCTGCTCACGGATCCGAACCCGGACGACCCGCTTGTGCCGGAGATCGCTCACATGTACAAGAGCGACAGACCCAAGTACGAAGCTATGGCCCGGAGCTGGACTCAGAAGTACGCCATGGGCTGA
- the LOC104419642 gene encoding rac-like GTP-binding protein RHO1 encodes MSASRFIKCVTVGDGAVGKTCLLISYTSNTFPTDYVPTVFDNFSANVVVNGSTVNLGLWDTAGQEDYNRLRPLSYRGADVFILAFSLISKASYENVSKKWIPELKHYAPGVPIVLVGTKLDLRDDKQFFIDHPGAVPITTAQGEELRKLIGSPAYIECSSKTQQNVKAVFDQAIRVVLQPPKQKKKKSKAQKACSIL; translated from the exons ATGAGCGCGTCGAGGTTCATAAAGTGCGTGACGGTCGGCGACGGGGCGGTGGGCAAGACTTGCTTGCTCATTTCCTACACCAGCAACACCTTCCCCACG gaTTATGTGCCCACCGTCTTCGACAACTTCAGTGCTAATGTGGTTGTCAACGGAAGCACTGTGAACCTGGGACTGTGGGATACTGCAG GACAGGAGGATTACAACAGACTAAGACCTTTGAGTTATCGGGGGGCAGATGTTTTCATTCTAGCATTCTCTCTCATCAGCAAGGCCAGCTATGAAAATGTCTCTAAGAAG TGGATTCCGGAGTTGAAGCATTATGCACCTGGTGTCCCAATTGTTCTTGTTGGGACAAAGCTTG ATCTTCGAGATGATAAGCAGTTTTTTATAGATCATCCTGGTGCAGTGCCAATTACTACTGCTCAG GGAGAGGAGTTGAGAAAGCTGATTGGTTCACCTGCTTATATTGAGTGCAGCTCAAAGACACAGCAG AATGTGAAGGCAGTCTTTGATCAAGCCATAAGAGTTGTCCTTCAACcacccaaacaaaagaaaaagaagagcaaagCCCAAAAAGCCTGCTCCATATTGTGA
- the LOC104419643 gene encoding beta-galactosidase 13 has product MPAASSSGSARKSRSFPLAKTRSRKRKPQTFLSKIGSFGNIMQEQKMLKLGQVFLAALLAFISVLSAVADKAPGVTYDARSLIINGSRELLFSGSIHYPRSTPEMWGDILHKAKKGGLNVIQTYVFWNVHEPVQGQYNFNGNYDLVKFIKMIGKLGMYATLRVGPFIEAEWNFGGFPYWLREVPNITFRTDNEPFKYHMKKFTKVIIKKMKDEKLFASQGGPIILSQIENEYTNVQLAYKMLGTRYIQWAGKMAVGLKTGVPWVMCMQKDAPDPVINACNGRNCGDTFTGPNSPNKPRLWTENWTAQYRVFGDPPSQRSAEDLAYSVARFFSKNGTLANYYMYYGGTNFGRTPSSFVTTRYYDEAPIDEYGLLREPKWGHLRDLHSALRLCKKALLWGTPTVQNLGEGLEAQVYEKPGTGICAAFLSNNSTRLPRQVMFKGIEYYLPQRSISILVDCKTVVYNTGTVVSQHSSRKYHQSEIANKNLRWEMWRDNIPTTSDAPIKSKSPLELMSTTKDTTDYLWYATSIKLYPTDLPFRKDIIPVLQVANLGHLMHAFVNGEYIGSGHGSNIEKSFVLQKPIELKPGLNNISLLSATVGLPDSGAYMEHRFAGVHKVTLKGLNTGTLDLSLNGWAHKVGLDGEKLHVYRQGGSHRVQWTKAKKHGQPLTWYKAYFDAPEGNDPVVMQLGTMSKGMAWVNGKSIGRYWSSYLSPLERPSQDVYHVPRAFLKPTDNLLVLLEEIGGNPEGVKILTVSRDVVCSFIHERDPVTVKSWKTNGGLIRTVADDMKPRAHLQCPEDKKIVKVEFASYGNPFGACGSYGVGNCSAAKSQKVVEQRCLGRSKCSVKVERKNFDKAGSLCPDVLKMLAVQVRCGDGKSAPSKAGEGRDS; this is encoded by the exons ATGCCGGCCGCGTCTTCATCTGGTTCTGCCAGGAAGTCTCGATCTTTCCCATTAGCAAAAACGCGTTCCAGGAAAAGGAAGCCACAGACATTTTTAAGCAAGATTGGTAGTTTTGGCAATATAATGCAAGAGCAGAAGATGTTGAAATTAGGCCAGGTGTTTCTCGCGGCGCTCCTGGCTTTCATTTCAGTGCTCTCTGCAGTGGCCGACAAAGCTCCAGGAGTGACTTATGATGCAAGGTCTTTGATCATCAATGGAAGCAGAGAGCTTCTCTTCTCGGGTTCCATCCATTACCCGCGTAGTACCCCCGAG ATGTGGGGAGACATTCTACACAAGGCGAAAAAGGGCGGTCTCAATGTGATTCAGACTTACGTCTTTTGGAACGTTCATGAACCAGTGCAGGGTCAG TACAATTTCAATGGAAACTATGATTTggtcaaattcatcaaaatgaTCGGCAAGCTAGGAATGTATGCAACGCTAAGGGTCGGTCCGTTCATAGAAGCTGAATGGAATTTCGG AGGCTTCCCGTATTGGTTGAGAGAGGTACCGAACATCACCTTTCGGACCGACAATGAACCATTCAAG TACCACATGAAAAAGTTCACCAAAGTAATcataaagaagatgaaggatGAGAAGTTGTTTGCTTCTCAAGGCGGCCCCATTATCTTATCTCAG ATTGAGAACGAGTACACCAACGTTCAGCTGGCTTATAAAATGCTAGGAACTCGATACATCCAGTGGGCAGGAAAGATGGCCGTGGGGCTCAAAACAGGAGTTCCGTGGGTTATGTGCATGCAGAAGGACGCTCCTGATCCTGTG ATCAACGCATGCAACGGCAGAAACTGTGGGGATACCTTCACCGGTCCAAACAGTCCCAATAAACCTAGGCTGTGGACCGAGAACTGGACTGCTCA ATACAGAGTGTTTGGTGACCCTCCATCCCAAAGATCTGCAGAAGATCTCGCATACTCTGTCGCTCGTTTCTTCTCCAAAAACGGCACTCTGGCAAACTATTACATG TACTACGGTGGAACAAATTTCGGCAGAACACCATCCTCTTTTGTAACTACTAGATATTACGATGAAGCTCCCATTGATGAATACG GTCTGTTGAGGGAGCCGAAATGGGGTCACTTAAGAGACTTGCATTCGGCTTTGAGGTTGTGTAAGAAAGCCCTGCTTTGGGGGACTCCCACGGTCCAAAATTTGGGAGAAGGACTCGAG GCCCAAGTCTACGAGAAACCAGGTACTGGCATCTGTGCCGCCTTTCTATCCAACAATAGTACTCGGCTTCCTAGACAAGTGATGTTCAAGGGCATTGAGTATTACCTACCTCAGCGATCTATCAGCATCCTTGTCGATTGCAAGACTGTGGTCTATAACACGGGAACG GTTGTCTCGCAGCACAGTTCGAGAAAATATCATCAATCAGAGATAGCTAACAAGAATCTACGGTGGGAAATGTGGCGGGACAATATTCCGACGACCAGCGATGCTCCTATTAAGTCAAAGAGTCCTCTAGAATTGATGAGCACGACAAAAGACACGACAGATTATCTGTGGTATGCTACCAG CATTAAATTGTATCCCACCGACTTACCCTTTAGAAAGGACATCATTCCAGTCCTTCAGGTGGCGAATCTCGGCCACTTGATGCATGCCTTTGTCAACGGAGAGTATATAG GGTCCGGTCATGGAAGCAACATAGAGAAGAGCTTTGTCTTACAGAAACCAATCGAACTAAAACCTGGACTCAATAACATATCTCTGCTGAGCGCGACAGTTGGTTTACCG GATAGCGGAGCCTACATGGAGCACCGGTTTGCTGGAGTCCACAAAGTGACACTCAAAGGCCTCAACACCGGGACCCTCGATCTGTCGCTCAATGGATGGGCGCATAAG GTAGGCTTGGACGGTGAAAAACTCCATGTCTACAGACAAGGGGGCTCTCACAGGGTACAGTGGACGAAAGCTAAAAAACACGGACAACCTCTCACCTGGTACAAG GCTTATTTCGATGCTCCTGAAGGAAACGATCCTGTGGTGATGCAACTTGGAACGATGTCGAAGGGCATGGCCTGGGTCAATGGCAAGAGCATTGGCAGATACTGGTCGTCTTACCTGAGTCCTCTAGAGAGGCCATCCCAGGATGT ATACCATGTTCCGAGAGCGTTCCTGAAGCCGACAGACAACCTTCTCGTTCTGTTGGAGGAAATCGGAGGAAATCCTGAAGGTGTCAAGATCTTGACAGTGAGCCGAGATGTCGTCTGTAGCTTCATCCATGAACGCGATCCGGTGACTGTGAAATCGTGGAAAACAAACGGCGGTCTGATTCGAACTGTTGCGGATGACATGAAGCCGAGGGCTCATTTGCAGTGCCCGGAGGACAAGAAGATCGTCAAGGTCGAGTTCGCGAGCTACGGCAACCCGTTTGGCGCTTGCGGAAGTTACGGCGTCGGCAACTGTTCGGCAGCCAAGAGCCAGAAAGTCGTTGAGCAG CGCTGCCTGGGAAGAAGCAAGTGTTCCGTGAAGGTGGAGCGAAAGAACTTCGACAAGGCGGGCAGTCTGTGCCCCGACGTGCTGAAGATGCTGGCCGTCCAGGTGCGTTGCGGCGACGGGAAGAGTGCGCCGAGCAAAGCCGGAGAAGGTAGAGATTCGTGA